The following are encoded together in the Pectobacterium wasabiae CFBP 3304 genome:
- the proV gene encoding glycine betaine/L-proline ABC transporter ATP-binding protein ProV: MAIKLEVKNLYKIFGEHPDRAFKLIDKGLSKDQVFEKTGLTVGVKDASLAIEEGEIFVIMGLSGSGKSTMVRLLNRLIEPTRGQVLIDGEDISRISDAALRDVRRKKISMVFQSFALMPHLNILNNTAFGMELAGVPKAEREQKALDALQQVGLEAYAASYPDELSGGMRQRVGLARALANDPDILLMDEAFSALDPLIRTEMQDELVKLQSRHQRTIVFISHDLDEAMRIGDRIAIMHGGEVIQVGTPDEILNNPANDYVRTFFRGVDISHVFSAKDIARRRPVTLIRKTPGVGPRSALKILQDEDRDYGYVLEGGKRFIGIVSIDSLKQALKEQQPLEQALLPEPAPVPADMSLNELISQVAQAPCAVPVVGENHEYIGIISKGMLLQALDKEGVTNE, translated from the coding sequence ATGGCAATTAAACTTGAAGTAAAGAACCTTTATAAGATATTTGGCGAGCACCCAGACAGAGCATTTAAACTGATTGATAAAGGCCTGAGTAAAGATCAGGTATTTGAAAAAACAGGGCTTACTGTCGGGGTAAAAGATGCCAGTCTGGCCATTGAAGAAGGCGAGATATTTGTCATCATGGGATTATCCGGTTCCGGCAAATCAACCATGGTACGCCTTCTCAATCGTCTGATCGAACCCACTCGGGGTCAGGTGCTGATCGACGGTGAGGATATCTCCAGGATATCTGATGCCGCGCTGCGCGACGTGCGCCGCAAGAAGATCAGTATGGTGTTCCAATCCTTTGCGCTCATGCCACATCTGAACATCCTCAACAATACCGCATTTGGTATGGAACTGGCTGGTGTACCGAAAGCGGAACGTGAGCAAAAAGCGCTGGATGCGTTACAACAGGTTGGGCTCGAAGCCTACGCGGCTTCTTACCCGGATGAACTGTCCGGCGGGATGCGGCAACGCGTCGGTCTGGCGCGTGCGTTAGCGAATGACCCCGATATCCTATTGATGGATGAGGCATTCTCCGCGCTCGATCCGCTGATCCGTACAGAAATGCAGGATGAGCTAGTCAAACTCCAGTCCCGTCATCAACGCACTATCGTCTTTATCTCACACGATCTGGATGAAGCGATGCGCATCGGTGACCGGATTGCCATCATGCACGGCGGTGAAGTGATTCAGGTCGGTACGCCCGATGAGATCCTGAATAACCCAGCCAATGACTATGTGCGCACCTTTTTCCGCGGTGTCGATATCAGCCATGTGTTTAGCGCTAAGGATATCGCCCGTCGTCGCCCGGTCACCTTAATCCGTAAAACTCCCGGCGTGGGGCCACGTTCTGCACTAAAAATCCTTCAGGACGAAGACCGTGATTACGGCTACGTACTGGAAGGCGGAAAACGCTTCATTGGCATTGTGTCTATTGATTCACTGAAGCAGGCGCTGAAAGAACAGCAGCCGCTGGAACAGGCGTTACTGCCCGAACCTGCTCCCGTGCCCGCAGATATGTCACTCAACGAGCTGATTTCTCAGGTCGCACAGGCTCCCTGTGCCGTTCCTGTTGTCGGCGAAAACCATGAGTACATTGGCATCATTTCCAAAGGAATGCTGCTACAGGCACTGGATAAGGAAGGAGTGACCAATGAGTAA
- the proW gene encoding glycine betaine/L-proline ABC transporter permease ProW, producing MSKSTSNPWDTTAQNQPADQNAAPEQANSAAQSDPWATSTQSAPADSSTPDSMPQSDPWSTGASAQDTPANGSDAWSSAPAPDGVTDAAHQAAQSGSDWLNSTAPATPEHFNLLDPFKDTLIPLDSWVTHGIDWVVLHFRPIFQGIRVPVDFILGGFQQFLLGMPAPIAILVFSLIAWQMSSLGMGVATLLSLIAIGAIGAWSQAMITLALVLTALFFCVLIGLPMGIWLARSERAAKIIRPLLDAMQTTPAFVYLVPIVMLFGIGNVPGVVVTIIFALPPIIRLTILGIRQVPADLVEAAESFGASPRQMLFKVQLPLAMPTIMAGVNQTLMLALSMVVIASMIAVGGLGQMVLRGIGRLDMGLAAVGGVGIVILAIILDRLTQSLGRDRRSKGNKSWYASGPIGLLTRPFIKQ from the coding sequence ATGAGTAAATCGACCTCAAATCCGTGGGACACCACGGCACAAAATCAGCCTGCCGATCAAAATGCAGCTCCTGAGCAGGCTAATAGCGCCGCACAAAGCGATCCGTGGGCAACCAGCACGCAGAGCGCGCCTGCTGATAGCTCGACGCCTGACAGCATGCCGCAGAGCGATCCGTGGTCTACTGGTGCCTCCGCTCAGGATACACCGGCTAACGGCAGCGATGCCTGGAGCAGCGCTCCGGCTCCCGATGGTGTTACCGATGCGGCCCATCAAGCTGCGCAATCCGGCAGTGACTGGCTAAACAGCACCGCCCCCGCAACGCCTGAGCATTTCAATCTGCTCGATCCGTTTAAGGACACGCTGATCCCGCTGGACAGTTGGGTCACCCACGGTATCGATTGGGTTGTGCTGCACTTCAGGCCGATCTTCCAGGGCATTCGCGTGCCGGTCGATTTTATTCTGGGCGGCTTCCAGCAGTTTCTGCTGGGAATGCCTGCGCCGATTGCCATTCTGGTGTTTTCATTGATTGCCTGGCAGATGTCCAGCCTCGGCATGGGCGTGGCTACCCTGCTGTCACTGATTGCGATTGGCGCAATTGGTGCCTGGTCACAGGCGATGATCACGTTAGCGTTGGTACTGACCGCGCTGTTCTTCTGCGTACTCATCGGGCTCCCCATGGGGATCTGGCTGGCGCGTAGCGAACGAGCGGCCAAGATTATCCGTCCACTGCTCGATGCCATGCAGACCACGCCCGCGTTCGTCTATCTGGTGCCTATCGTCATGCTGTTCGGTATCGGTAACGTGCCGGGGGTGGTGGTGACCATTATCTTTGCCCTGCCGCCGATTATTCGCTTAACGATTCTGGGTATTCGCCAGGTGCCAGCCGATCTGGTTGAGGCCGCTGAGTCATTCGGAGCCAGCCCACGCCAGATGCTGTTTAAGGTTCAACTGCCGCTGGCCATGCCAACCATCATGGCTGGTGTAAACCAGACGCTGATGCTGGCGCTGTCGATGGTGGTGATCGCCTCGATGATCGCCGTGGGTGGTCTGGGTCAGATGGTACTGCGCGGTATTGGCCGTCTGGATATGGGTCTGGCTGCCGTCGGCGGGGTCGGGATTGTTATTCTGGCCATTATTCTTGACCGTCTTACCCAGTCTCTGGGGCGCGATCGTCGCAGCAAGGGCAACAAAAGCTGGTACGCCAGCGGCCCGATTGGCCTGCTGACCCGTCCCTTCATCAAGCAGTAA